GAAGAGTGTAGTTAAGTCTCACCTTTGCACAGGATTGTGTTTAGGACCTCTGGTACCTACCATACAGCTAGGATTTACTATAACTTCAGGTAAAATCTTATCTGTGCTCTGCTTTAGACTCTGGATTTAGAGCTTGCTGCTATTTGAGGGGAAATCCAAACTAAAAGTCCTTTTTTACCAAAGTGTGTGGGGGGGTAGGTGTGGCAGCTGTACATAAGAGAGAGGGAAACATCTATCTAGCAGTGCAACAAGCCACAATTTAAAGTTCATTAATCTCTGCTTGCTCTGAGTAAGGGTGTATGTTTGAGCCAGGCCAAGTGCCAGCCTCTGATAAGCATGGAGTATCCTAAACAGAAAGTGGCAATAAGAGTATTAGTTTCCTGCAGTGGGGCACTACTTCTGGAGGAGCATAATTCATAAGGTGTTATACatacatgcatacatatatatgtgtgtgtgtgcaataAATATCTGCAATAAAACTCTCTAATTACATGGGCTGAGCTACTAATTCTTACTTACCATTGACAGGCTCTCCACTTTAGCATCTGTCTGCTGGTGTAGGAAGTACTGGGTGAGGAACTGGTTGATTGTTGGAGCTGCCAAGTCAAATGACAAAACCTTCAGAATTAAGTGCTCCATCCTTAGGACTTGCTTCTTGGTGTAGGTGTCGTCTGTGATGTAGACAAACTCAGCTACTTCAGGAGGGTAGATCTCTTCAAACTTTCTGCCAAAAGAAACGTTTATGGGTAAATAATGGAGTACTAGAAGACCACCAATATTTAAATTCTGActtgggaaggagctgggcactggtgcCAAACAAGTTTGCTACAGTTGGTTCAGTAACTCTTGAATCAGGATGATTTGAAATTAGAAAGCTACAATAGCACAATAATTTAGGACTAAGGAATTTGGGACTTGGAGTCACTGAAACTCCCGAACAACCCACTAAATTAGTAATTAGGGCAAGCACAACTTGCTTTTCATGTGCCTTATGCATATTCCCTCAAATACTGTCAAATAGatgccagctgctgcagctggaaataaCAGATCCTCACTTTAGGGGCACACCTCAAGGATAACTGCTAAGGTTTTAGGTGGACAACTCTGATTTTTATCCTAGTGTGAAGCCCTCCCAAGTGAGTCCTGCTCTAGGCAACCACAGCCATAAGAATTTCATCTATATGAAACCAGCAGGTGGAACTTGAAATGAAGCAATTTCACTTACGATGCCAGCAGCATAGCTGCAGTACCCACAAGCTGAAGTTTTCCTCTCAAAACAGACATGGAAGAAAGAAACCTATCAATGTAATTTACAGCTAAGTGCAGGGTTTCGTTCTGTAATTTGTATTCTTCTCCAACTTCCACCAGCCAGTCCACAAGAATAGCCCGCATGTTGTTTGTGATATCAGGTTGCTTCTTCATGTAACCTATTTTGGGCTTGCATTTCACCTGTAGGTTTAGATGACACATAGAGTTGAGGTTGGACCACGTGCTGGTAGGGAAGCAACTGTTTAAACTCCATTTATCACAGTTTAACAAATGAGAAGTAAACACTGGTTTAGGATCAGTAAGTTCTGTTTCTGTAATCTTTCCAGCTTGTGCATGGCACAATCAACTTTATCACAATAAACCAGTCCCGTGCTCTTATTTCTCCCTTTCTAGCAAGCTCTAATTTAGTCACTGTCTTGGAAACTCTTGTTCAGATACATTTCTCCACCCCAAACTCTTCCCTATGGGCTGTATGCAAATAAGAAAAGGGACAGCAGCTCACCTCCATTTCCCTCAGGTATGTATGGATTTCGCTGATATAGTCTGGCACATTATTAACGTTTGgtgctttctcttctgtttctgaGGTTATTGAAATATCCATAATACTTGGAGAATCTAAGCAGAGGATAACAGCCATGTTAGAATGGGCACCATCACATCACTCCCTCACATCACAGGGAACCTTGTGCAGGCTCACTCAGCTGGATGGGGAGTTGAGGAGGCTCTACGGAAGTCGAATGTTAAGGCAAGAGGGAagtttccccttcctccttctcttcttccccgCTAAGAATAAAGAGATTGAAAACTGTTGCACTTATGTAGTGGTCAGTGCACCCTGTGTTACCTTGTTACATAGATGTGGATCCTATAAGCTTAGATTGTGGTTTAAAACAGGGCAGGGGTGCCAGAGCTTTTCGTAGCCTGCAGTAGTGGATCACAGGAAGACAGCCCTCAGATATTCAATTGTGCTACAGAAGATGGATCTGGTAGTTCCCATTTCTCACATACTGGGAAGAGCTCAAAACACTTGCACCACTGCCTGGGAGAAAAACCTTTTACACCTTGGGATCTGCCTGGGTAAAGTCCCCTTCTAACTCTGTAATGGTAGCAAAGGACAAGGCTTTATGGGTTGATCTTGTCTGTAATCTGGCTTCTTTCGTGGGGTACTGATAGTTAAAGTTATAATGTATAAAACAGCCTAAAATAGCAGGGCATAAGAACACAGAGGCTCAGTTGCATTGAACAGCTATTGCATCCTGGTGGCAGGCTCAAAGGAACCAAACCAGCCCGTGTCCCgagccacagcccagcagcgGGCTCTGGAAATCATTCCGTGGGTGAGCTCCTCTGCGCTGCCCGGGGCCAGGGCGCTGAGCGGGGAGCGGGTGGGACGCGGCCTGCACGGCGCAGCAGGGCCGGGGTGTCACCTACCGAAGCTCAGCTCCATGGCGTTGCTCAGGGGGGCCAGGGGCCGCCGCTCCCCCAGGGCACACACGGCCGCACGCAGCCCCAGCGCCGCCTCCTCCTTCTGCCCCGCCGGGacgccccgctgccgccgcggcTCCCGCTCCCCATCGGGCTCGTCCACATGGATGGAGAAAGGCTGATGttgatgctgctgcagccccgccgccgcgccaTGGCCCTCGcagccgccccgcgccgcctGTGGGGAGAGAGGCCGTCAGCGCCCGCGCCCTGACAGCTCCCGCCGCGCCGAGCCGGCgctgccccttccccttccccgtCCGCCCGCACCCCGCCGCTCCCCCTTCACCTGCAGCGGGATCCCGGCGCGCTGCTGCGCTCCCCGCAGCAGCCCCAGCGCCACGCGGgtgccggcggcgggcggcggcgccgcggctTTGCCGGCCGCCGGCGGGGGCACGTTCTCCTGGTTCTCCTGCTCCGCCAACATGGCcgcagcaggagcggcgggcaCGGTGGAGGGGGCGGAGAGGACGGCGGGGCGACGGCAGGgccggagcggcggggccggggacgGGCGCGCCTGGAGCCGCCCGCGCCGTTCAAGTAGCCCGCGACTCTTGAACCGCCCAATGGGGGCGCGCGGCGTCACGGCCGCGCCGGATGGGGCGGACAGAGggacggacagacagacacaggcAGACACGGAGGGCGGGGAGCCCACGGGGAGGGAACGCTGGTGCCGGGGACATCaggccccgcgcccgcccgaGGGAGGAAGAGCCGCCGGCGTTGCCGCCGGGAAACGTGTGTGGGAAACGAGCGGGAGCTTGCCCAGCCAGGCTCGTGAACGTGTCCCGGGAGATGGGGGGCGTGGGTGTTGAGTcgggagaaaaggaggctcgggCGGGGAGACTTCATCACTCTTTGCAGCTCTCTGAAAGGAGGGGGTAGTGAGGTATACGCAGGGaagggacaagaggaaatggcctcaggatGAGATTTCAGGGGAGATTTCGATTATCAAAGAATCGCAGACCACAAAGGTActcttgttccaaccccctgacataggcagggacaccttccactgtcccaggctgctcagagccccatcgAGCCtagccttggacactgccagggatggggcagccacagcatctCCGGcgaatctgtgccagggcctcaccaccctcagatgagacaaagaggaaaaaaataatcactgtTAGGGTGAGTCGCCATTCCTGGAGGTGCTTAAGACGTGTCTGGGTATGGTGCTGGGGGATGTGGTTTGGGGGTTAACCGTGATAATGACATGTTGATgtttggacttgatgatctcaaaggtctctTCCACCCTTGATTATTCTATGTCACTTCCAATGGAGTTGATCTTTTTTACCTTCAAACAGATGTCTGCCTCCAGTGGCTGCTTCATCTcttctaattttaaataaaaccaagtgaGAAAGTAGGTGGAGTTTTGAAATGAAGTACAAGGAGACTGGAGAAGCACTGAGGAAGTTTAATACCATCCATTCCTAAACAAAAGTGGCTTTACATGGACCCGTCATCAGTCTAAAATTCAGAGTTCTCCCCCCTCTGCACATACCAGCTACACCAAATCTGGTGAGATTCTCACCACATTCTCAACACAAAAGGGAAAACTAAGCTAGGTACAGCTTAAACACACAGATTTCTTCCAAATCCATCCAAGTCTCTGGAAACCAGTTTCTTCATCCATTTTTGCAGCTGGGGGACAAGCTACTCCATGTCGTCTTAAACAGTAGTGAAAACATCTTTGCCAAAAAGATATTTGGTATTTACATCTGATCTTTCTTGAGCTATTAACACTGTACATAAAACCTCTGCACACAGTTAACATATACAGCAGTTTATATGAATTTTACTACTGTATCCAATATGATAATAAATATGAATAAAACCTAAGAGCTGACAGTACAACAAAAGACTAAAAGTGTTTTTGACTTGATATTGAAATGCCTTGGGTTAAAACCAGAAGAATTactctgctttttccttatCAGGCAGCATCAAAAAAAGTGATCAATCCATCTTGATCACAGCCATCCAGAATTTCCAGAAGGAGAGGGACTTTGGTTTTCACATTGGTacctttaaatttaaatttatctATGAAGAGATCTGTGATCATACCTGTAAAGGTAAAATTCCAGGAATTACTATTTGTTTTCAGTAGGAGGTATCTCTACTTTTAACTCAATATTATGTAGCAAGTATTCCAGTTGTTAGAAGACTTTTTAAACCTCACGTTTTAAACAACGGTTTACTTGTAAACAAATCCAAGCCACTTAACTTTTATACATTCTTAAATGCCATCCTGAATTTGAACACCATCTTTAACCATGTCCATAAAGACAAGAATCATCTAAATATAAGCAGCTATTTCAGCCATGTCTCTGGACATTAAGCCCCATTTAAATAAAGCTGAATTATCAACAAACCATAAAGTCTCTCCAGATGCGCAGGTTGTCTCTTGTATTCCTCGAGCAGCTGATCTGCCTCTTCCAAAATGCTGCGGTATTTTGGGAGCAGGAAGTCCACATTGCCTTCATGAACTTGTAATTCCTCAAAGACAGTTTAAAATGGTAAGAGCTAACAGCAGATAAGTATCATAAGAAGCAATTAAGCTTAGATATGTCAGAAGGAAGTACTTCAAAGGGAAGACAATCCCCTCCTAAACTATCAAGTGCTATTTTCAGAGTGCCTCATTTTCTAGTCTTCTGATGAAATGCCATATGTCACTTCATAGACTGGATTCTCAAAATCCTGTTACAGCTTCCAGCTCTGAGCCATAATAGGATCACCATACAAATTCAAACCTTGACCATACCTTCATTTTTAGAGTAAGTGAATTCCTAAAAAAGTGGAGCATGCAGTGAAGTCTGAAGGTAAAAGTAAACTCTGAAAGTATCACTCAATTTGTGACAGCAAGAAGTTTTGAAGACCTTTTGTTAAAAGCCTCAGTCTATCAGCAGACCAGTTTGGGATGGTTGATAGTATAGATCTTTTTATCCTCCAAAGAAAGGCACTTCTGTTCTAGACAAGAGATAATTATGTTGTGCACTGTAAGTCTAGTAGGATAACAGCTTTTATCAGTCATTAGATTATTTTACTGCCTCTCAATAAGTTATCATCCAAAAAATTGGTGTCCAAAAAACTTGTTGAAGATTTGCTGTCTAAAACAAGCAAGATGTACAATACCATTATTATTGCACAAACACAATAGGCATTAAGAATAAATTCTCTATTATTGTTTATACACCTGGTTTGCCAAACCAAGCCCAAGTAAAACCCTTTTAATGATAATAAAGATACACACTGTTGTCATTGGTAGCCAGGTTTTCTACTATCTAAAGAGCTCTGATAAGTATTTGATTCtcccaaaaggaaaagagagaactGGTTAACCATTTTCACCTCCCCTcccattaaataaaaaaaaccaacttgaTGATGGTGAGCTTTTGACAGGAAAATCCTGGTTATTGGAAAAAAAGTCCAAGAACTGAGACAAGCTGCCTAACTGGTACCTTCCAAAGGCTGTTGAGGAGGGTATTAAGCAAAATATTCAAAAGCAGGTGATTCAGAAATTATGAGACACTGGGATGAAATTCCAAAGCAAAGAAGTTGCACCTGGCCTGGATGACCTAAAAAACTATGTTAGTGAAAACAGGGacagaaggagctggaaaatAACAGCAGGCTAGGAGAGAACATTAGATGATAAAGCTGGCTGCCCTTCTACCACCCAAATTAAGCATCTTCAGCAACCCTACATGTTATTCACTATATAgtaaaaaatgagaattttctgtgaagaaatttgtCTTCTAGACACTTAAAATACatgctttaatttaatttaacttAAGGGAACAGATCCCCATGACACACACTTGACTTGAGCCATGGTTTGGTATCTGACAGCAtaacccccccccccataaaaATCAAACCTGAAGAGTTCAGATACTTACTCTCAAAGCATCTATTAAGTGAACTTTCttggccagcagctgctgataCTCTAATTTAGGGTGGATTAACTGTAATGTGTGTCTCACAGATTCTTCATTTACATCTAGCAGGGAGTAAAAAAGAACCCCAACAAGCAAATGAGTACTACATATTCCATTTATGGAAGTAACAAATGAACTGaaggacaaaaaataaaaaaggatttttaccATATGATATGTTGAGATTAATCTTCCTTTTAGTAGCCTCTTTGGAAAGCACATCTTTGAGGATGGATATTGTAGAGATGTTGTCGGATTTAAAATATCCCTCACCTTTtctataaaagaagaaaaatttaaaaatacaaacctgAGCACACGTGCATACAACATTAGGTTTAGTAATTGTATTTTACCTGTAGGTACTTTCAagctgtgttcccaggaaagtattctgaaaataaaaggtGATGCACTCTCCAGCAGGAGTCTTTTCAGGCACCTCAGGCAAGCAAAACACAACCCAGGAGTGAATTTCAGCAAAACTGAACTGGCCTTTGAGCACCAGTGTATTCATGGGCCTGTGACATTGTgacattaaaacagaaaaagaacaattaATAGTTAAGAAGGAGGGACACTGTCCATGTAAAAAAAGTTTAGTTCCATGTGGTGGTTTCCTTTTAATCAGCACTCTGTAAAAATTCAGGTCTCTCCTTAAGTACAGATACATACTGGAGGTTACAGCTGTTTTTCTGTACTTCAAAATGCAAAGCTACATGCACATTCAAGTTTTTCCTCCCACTAGGCATGTCAgatttagaaaaagaaacaacttgAAAGTTTTTGATGTCACATTGCAAGTTGCTTAACCTGAAATTTAGGACAAAGGTAATAACTGACAAGAGCAAATAAGAGTAAGACAGAGCCTCCTGTGCTGTAAACCCCAGATGTGGCATTTTTATCATGAACAAGGATAGTGGAGCTCATTTGCACACTGAAGCCTTTGGTATCCTCCCTTCAGTCTTTCAGTTTTGGTTTGAACATCAGATCTTTGGAGGCAATACATGATGTTAGCTGAAGGTGGGTAAAAATCCATCAGAAATTGTGTAAAATACTGAACTCCTATAACAGAGAGATAAAAGTACAAAAAGTCCTGGCTCAGTTTTGGGGCCAAGTTagctgtgagaaaaaaatagaggaaaaggGTGGACCAGAGAATGAGGGTGAAACTGAAAAGACACAGTTACCTACAGAGGAAGTTTCCTTTCTACCACACCCTCAGCTCTATTAACACAGGGGGCTGAAGTACAACCCAGGGCAGTTAAATGAAACATAGCCCCAAAACTGGGGCTATGGCAGAGAACCTATTTAATCCATAATTTCTATGAAGAAATTCATAAAATGGAACTACAGGCTCAAAAGTGTAGGTTAGGGGTTAGAAATTCCATACTTAAGTTTACAGAGCAAATGTTTCATCTGGTTTGTGtcattttttccaaatgaaagaaagcattgatttttctttgcacATACCTGTCCTGGTCAATAGAATGAGTTCTCTGGTGAAGTGAAAGTGGCTTAATTTGATATTGATGAACTTGACAGGTTTTTGGTTGAATTCTGGGAGTTACATATGCCTGAAGCGTCCCATACTGTCCTTCAATGGAGCGAACCTGCAGAGAGTAAAGAGGGAcccacagaaaagaagaaaaaggaaaagatcaCTTTACCACTGTTTGGAAAATTAGTGAATATTCCAAGTATGTTAAAGAAAGCCTCTAGTATCGTAAGAATACTTAGAATACCATATTTCCTTGATAGTGCCACTATAAATAAAGCAGATGAGTTTTAAAACTAAATGGAACATAGTCCAGTAAAGTGCTGTTGTATTAGatgaattaaatattaataaaataacaCCCTCTAACTAATTTTCTGatcagttaaaataaaaagcctcAAAATTGAGAGTTTTACATAAACATGTATCAGACTAAGAGGCTGCAGTAAACAAGAGAAAACCTCCTGCCTATGTGGACGCTGAGCATTTTCTCAATCAAGATTTCCTTCATTATTTCCTGTGGTGGTTGCCGTAAAATGTGTGAATTTGGTGGATCCTTAAAAATAAACTCCAAAACACCCACCAAATAAACATCCAATACACCCTTTAAGTGTAATAAGCATGGGATGACAGAATTTGCTTCCTCTCCAAAATACAAATTGAGTCTATATTCCCTTGTGAGTTCCCAATGTAACTTCCTTCAAACACTTCAGAGGATAAACAGTGCCAGAGCTTGCTTTCCCACACCTCCCTCAGCTTTAAGTTTCTGCCTTCAGAATCCTGTATTTTCCCAGTCTGTGGTGTTCCACTTTCATCTTAGGGACACTCAAAAAGATTCCAAGGCTctcctctgaaatatttttagaagcCCTTAGAAATCctaaagacaaataaaaaggaACACAAGCTCCAGATTAGGTCGTCTTGGGAAAAAATACACAGTAGAAACTGGACTGATCCATTCCAAAGCTAACTGATCCATTCCAAAGCCAAAGGACTAACcattcattttatatttttgagcACTTTACCTTAAGTTCAAGTCTTGTAGTATTTGCTTGGCATCTGTAAGTTGCAAGAAGAAAGTTGCTATTTggctgaaaaaaggaaaaaaaaatacaaaataggCCTATGGATTCACAAAATTTCTATTAGTCCGTTTTAACCGTAGATACTCACTTGTTACAGTGAAGTTTTTGCTATGCATGTACAGCTGTTTAGAAGAGTcaaatacaaaaaaagcaaTCCATGGTTCTCCTGAATGTTCCAATTAGTTTTAATTATGatagagttaaaaaaaataaaatctctttatAAGGAGAATACAGCCAAAGCCTCTTACTCTCTTTAATATTTCTACAAAGATACCTACTTTGCATCTGAAAAATGCATGTCAGCCTGCCCCACTCATCTGCAAAATTAATCAACTGCAAATTTAATGCAAAATTAAATCAACATTCAAAAACTAAAGCAGGATCAGTAAGAAAATAAGCACAAAATTAATCATCATAAATGGCAGaaaacctaaaataaaaaagctgatTTCTGGGAGCTCCAGGGCAAAACAACGACGTGTGAACTCAGTtcttaaaactaaaataaaggACTGTTACAAGGGAAAAGATTTTACAGAAGATTTTCATAAATCCTAAGGTGCTTTCTGGATTTTCTCCCCGGCCTTCAGTGTCATTAGTAACTCTTTAACTATACTTACTGACTATAGTCAATAGTAACTATTGAAATCTGTAgttattatatataaaaaaaaggCATGCAAACATTTGACTCTCCATACAGCAGAACTGTCACAttctaaagatattttttagaaattaaCTAAGTAAGAAATGTAACACTCTTCACCTAAATTACTTGGAAGTAAATGtacatgattctatgaaatcCAGAGAAGAGAGCAATACCAAATGTGTCTCTCACAATCCTTctcaggaatggaaaaaaaggaagagcagGTATTTTTGCACATATTTACATTTGCCTTATGTCAGGACCTGCCTTTAACTCCTAATTCTGCAGTACCTCTAATGAAGCTGTGCTCTTCACAATTATCAGATGATTACTTTAACTGAATGATTTTTAAATCAGATCTATAAATCCAAGTTCTATTTTTACTACACGATAGTAACAGTTTCCATCATGCCATCTCTACAGACATCACC
This sequence is a window from Prinia subflava isolate CZ2003 ecotype Zambia chromosome 18, Cam_Psub_1.2, whole genome shotgun sequence. Protein-coding genes within it:
- the CCNA2 gene encoding cyclin-A2; this encodes MLAEQENQENVPPPAAGKAAAPPPAAGTRVALGLLRGAQQRAGIPLQAARGGCEGHGAAAGLQQHQHQPFSIHVDEPDGEREPRRQRGVPAGQKEEAALGLRAAVCALGERRPLAPLSNAMELSFDSPSIMDISITSETEEKAPNVNNVPDYISEIHTYLREMEVKCKPKIGYMKKQPDITNNMRAILVDWLVEVGEEYKLQNETLHLAVNYIDRFLSSMSVLRGKLQLVGTAAMLLASKFEEIYPPEVAEFVYITDDTYTKKQVLRMEHLILKVLSFDLAAPTINQFLTQYFLHQQTDAKVESLSMYLGELSLIDADPYLKYLPSVIAAAAFHLADYTLTGQTWPESLCKVTGYTLEDIKPCLIDLHNTYLKAAQHTQQSIREKYKSTKYHGVSLIDPPDTLNLL